From Magnolia sinica isolate HGM2019 chromosome 13, MsV1, whole genome shotgun sequence, one genomic window encodes:
- the LOC131222456 gene encoding ETHYLENE INSENSITIVE 3-like 3 protein → MIVDLADGSDFELDGVGIDNLVENDVSDEEIESEELESRMLKDQIKLRRIKERRKLTVQQAADKQEHKPPSPEAQRKKMMRAQDGILKYMLKLMEVCKVRGFVYGIIPEKGKPVSGASDNIRAWWKEKVKFDKNGPAAIAKYEEENTADRSLQNEGNGNFHGLEDLQDATLGSLLSSLMQHCDPPQRKYPLVKKIPPPWWPSGNEGWWVSLGLPKGQTPPYTKPHSLKKIWKVGVLTAVIKHMLPNVAKIRMQIQKSKCLQDKMTAKESSIWLGVLSREELLLQQLSGENVVSNVTEMRPSSPRKRRKTTTDNSSDYGADGFEDCRDSVSSKNDRRNPHLASEPCRDRPHENAHQLVGDKDQVEEQCGRKTPRPSLKPVDQLAVPLHCEYPNGESRNCLPDMNYTVLQRDGYHMPGIQLENCRNPSLMSQEGHLQNQHQLSVSGFNSLSISPPAHAAAHSMYVCGQPLLHSGLQKSDMQPGNTFGFYGSSGRYGLSNDRQQLQLVMVDHEIGHEDTTVQNRSHGYRHGLTLDVNANEIARDVLDLVKDPFQIEQDKLVDGPYGSLTDGLFGLRSPFPLEFEDADIDFLMDDDDLMPYHGGS, encoded by the coding sequence ATGATTGTTGATTTGGCTGATGGCTCCGATTTTGAACTTGATGGCGTTGGGATTGATAATCTTGTAGAGAACGATGTTAGTGATGAAGAGATTGAGTCCGAAGAGTTGGAAAGCCGAATGTTGAAGGATCAGATAAAGCTTAGGAGAATCAAGGAGCGGCGGAAACTCACAGTCCAGCAAGCTGCTGACAAGCAGGAGCACAAACCGCCGTCCCCTGAAGCTCAGAGGAAGAAGATGATGAGAGCCCAAGATGGTATTTTGAAATACATGTTGAAGTTGATGGAGGTGTGCAAGGTCCGCGGTTTCGTCTATGGGATCATACCTGAGAAGGGGAAGCCCGTGAGCGGAGCGTCTGATAACATACGAGCTTGGTGGAAAGAGAAGGTGAAATTCGATAAGAACGGGCCTGCAGCCATAGCAAAGTACGAAGAGGAGAATACGGCCGATAGGAGTTTGCAAAACGAGGGGAATGGGAACTTCCATGGACTCGAGGACCTCCAAGATGCTACTTTGGGCTCTCTTCTATCCTCTCTGATGCAACACTGTGACCCTCCGCAGCGGAAGTACCCGTTGGTGAAGAAAATTCCACCACCTTGGTGGCCATCGGGGAACGAAGGTTGGTGGGTGAGTTTGGGACTTCCAAAAGGTCAGACTCCTCCTTACACAAAGCCCCACAGTTTGAAGAAGATTTGGAAAGTCGGGGTGCTGACGGCCGTGATCAAGCACATGTTGCCCAATGTTGCAAAGATCAGAATGCAAATCCAAAAGTCGAAGTGTCTGCAAGATAAGATGACGGCCAAGGAGAGCTCGATTTGGTTGGGCGTATTGAGCAGGGAGGAATTGTTACTCCAGCAGCTCAGTGGTGAGAATGTGGTATCTAATGTAACTGAGATGAGGCCCAGCAGTcctaggaaaagaagaaaaactacaACAGATAACAGTTCTGATTATGGCGCCGATGGTTTCGAAGACTGTAGGGATTCTGTTTCGTCGAAGAATGACAGGAGAAATCCACATTTGGCTAGTGAACCTTGTAGAGACCGACCTCATGAAAATGCCCACCAACTCGTAGGAGATAAAGATCAGGTAGAAGAGCAATGTGGGAGAAAAACACCCCGTCCAAGTTTGAAGCCAGTTGATCAGTTGGCCGTGCCTCTCCACTGTGAATATCCTAATGGGGAATCCAGAAACTGTCTCCCTGATATGAACTATACGGTCTTGCAGCGGGACGGATATCATATGCCTGGCATTCAGCTGGAAAATTGTCGAAATCCATCTTTGATGTCTCAAGAAGGACATTTACAGAATCAGCACCAGTTGTCTGTATCAGGGTTCAACAGCTTATCCATCTCGCCGCCTGCTCATGCTGCTGCTCACAGCATGTATGTTTGTGGCCAGCCCTTACTACATTCGGGCTTGCAAAAGTCTGATATGCAACCTGGAAATACTTTTGGTTTCTACGGCTCGTCTGGCAGATATGGGCTCTCTAATGATAGACAGCAGCTGCAATTGGTCATGGTTGATCACGAAATCGGGCATGAGGATACCACAGTTCAGAATAGAAGTCATGGCTATAGGCACGGGCTGACATTGGATGTAAATGCAAATGAGATTGCCAGGGATGTACTGGACTTGGTGAAAGATCCATTCCAGATAGAGCAAGATAAGCTTGTCGACGGTCCCTATGGGTCTCTGACTGATGGCCTGTTCGGGTTGAGGAGTCCGTTTCCTCTTGAATTTGAAGATGCTGATATAGATTTCTTAATGGACGACGATGACTTAATGCCATATCATGGTGGATCATAG